In Mycobacterium tuberculosis H37Rv, a single window of DNA contains:
- the bioD gene encoding ATP-dependent dethiobiotin synthetase BioD: MTILVVTGTGTGVGKTVVCAALASAARQAGIDVAVCKPVQTGTARGDDDLAEVGRLAGVTQLAGLARYPQPMAPAAAAEHAGMALPARDQIVRLIADLDRPGRLTLVEGAGGLLVELAEPGVTLRDVAVDVAAAALVVVTADLGTLNHTKLTLEALAAQQVSCAGLVIGSWPDPPGLVAASNRSALARIAMVRAALPAGAASLDAGDFAAMSAAAFDRNWVAGLVG, encoded by the coding sequence TTGACGATCCTGGTCGTCACCGGGACCGGCACGGGGGTCGGCAAGACGGTCGTCTGCGCGGCGCTGGCGTCGGCCGCACGTCAGGCCGGCATCGACGTGGCGGTGTGCAAGCCCGTTCAGACCGGCACCGCCCGCGGTGACGACGACCTCGCCGAGGTCGGCCGGTTGGCCGGGGTGACCCAGCTGGCCGGCTTGGCGCGATATCCGCAGCCGATGGCCCCGGCCGCCGCCGCCGAACACGCCGGGATGGCGTTGCCCGCCCGCGATCAGATCGTGCGGCTGATCGCAGACCTGGACCGTCCCGGGCGGTTGACCCTCGTCGAGGGGGCGGGCGGGCTGCTGGTCGAACTCGCCGAGCCGGGCGTCACGCTGCGCGATGTCGCCGTCGACGTGGCCGCCGCGGCTTTGGTGGTGGTCACCGCGGACCTGGGCACCCTCAACCACACCAAGTTGACGTTGGAAGCGCTTGCTGCACAACAGGTTTCATGTGCAGGGCTGGTGATCGGCAGCTGGCCGGACCCGCCCGGGTTGGTGGCAGCCTCGAATCGGTCCGCGCTGGCGCGCATTGCTATGGTGCGGGCCGCTCTGCCCGCCGGGGCCGCGTCGCTGGATGCCGGGGACTTCGCGGCGATGAGCGCGGCGGCGTTCGACCGCAACTGGGTTGCCGGGCTGGTCGGCTGA
- the bioF1 gene encoding 8-amino-7-oxononanoate synthase (AONS (8-amino-7-ketopelargonate synthase) (7-keto-8-amino-pelargonic acid synthetase) (7-KAP synthetase) (L-alanine--pimelyl CoA ligase)) — protein MKAATQARIDDSPLAWLDAVQRQRHEAGLRRCLRPRPAVATELDLASNDYLGLSRHPAVIDGGVQALRIWGAGATGSRLVTGDTKLHQQFEAELAEFVGAAAGLLFSSGYTANLGAVVGLSGPGSLLVSDARSHASLVDACRLSRARVVVTPHRDVDAVDAALRSRDEQRAVVVTDSVFSADGSLAPVRELLEVCRRHGALLLVDEAHGLGVRGGGRGLLYELGLAGAPDVVMTTTLSKALGSQGGVVLGPTPVRAHLIDAARPFIFDTGLAPAAVGAARAALRVLQAEPWRPQAVLNHAGELARMCGVAAVPDSAMVSVILGEPESAVAAAAACLDAGVKVGCFRPPTVPAGTSRLRLTARASLNAGELELARRVLTDVLAVARR, from the coding sequence ATGAAAGCCGCCACGCAGGCACGGATCGACGATTCACCGTTGGCCTGGTTGGACGCGGTGCAGCGGCAGCGCCACGAGGCCGGACTGCGGCGCTGCCTGCGGCCGCGTCCCGCGGTCGCCACCGAGCTGGACTTGGCCTCCAACGACTATCTCGGTCTGTCCCGACATCCCGCCGTCATCGACGGCGGCGTCCAGGCGCTGCGGATCTGGGGCGCCGGCGCCACCGGGTCGCGCCTGGTTACCGGCGACACCAAGCTGCACCAGCAATTCGAGGCCGAGCTCGCCGAGTTCGTCGGCGCTGCCGCGGGATTGCTGTTCTCCTCTGGCTACACGGCCAACCTGGGCGCCGTGGTCGGCCTGTCCGGCCCGGGTTCCCTGCTGGTGTCCGACGCCCGTTCGCATGCGTCGTTGGTGGATGCCTGTCGGCTGTCGCGGGCGCGGGTTGTGGTGACGCCGCACCGCGACGTCGACGCCGTGGACGCCGCGCTGCGATCGCGCGACGAGCAGCGCGCCGTCGTCGTCACCGACTCGGTGTTCAGCGCCGACGGCTCGCTGGCGCCGGTTCGGGAGTTGCTTGAGGTCTGCCGGCGTCATGGTGCGCTGCTTCTGGTGGACGAGGCGCACGGCCTGGGTGTGCGTGGCGGCGGACGCGGGCTGCTCTACGAGTTAGGTCTAGCGGGTGCGCCCGACGTGGTGATGACCACCACGCTGTCCAAGGCGCTGGGCAGCCAGGGTGGTGTGGTGCTCGGGCCGACGCCGGTGCGGGCCCATCTGATCGATGCTGCCCGGCCGTTCATCTTCGACACCGGTCTGGCGCCGGCGGCGGTGGGTGCCGCACGGGCCGCGCTGCGCGTCTTGCAGGCCGAGCCGTGGCGACCGCAGGCGGTGCTCAACCACGCTGGTGAACTTGCGCGGATGTGCGGTGTGGCTGCGGTGCCGGACTCGGCGATGGTGTCGGTGATCCTGGGCGAGCCGGAGTCGGCAGTGGCCGCCGCGGCGGCCTGCCTGGACGCCGGGGTCAAGGTGGGCTGCTTCCGGCCGCCGACGGTGCCCGCGGGTACGTCGCGGCTGCGGCTGACCGCGCGCGCATCGCTGAACGCCGGCGAGCTCGAGCTGGCCCGGCGGGTGCTGACGGATGTTCTCGCCGTGGCGCGCCGTTGA
- a CDS encoding phage protein (This region is a possible MT-complex-specific genomic island (See Becq et al., 2007 PMID:17545187).) produces the protein MTTTPARFNHLVTVTDLETGDRAVCDRDQVAETIRAWFPDAPLEVREALVRLQAALNRHEHTGELEAFLRISVEHADAAGGDECGPAILAGRSGPEQAAINRQLGLAGDDEPDGDDTPPWSRMIGLGGGSPAEDER, from the coding sequence ATGACCACCACACCAGCACGTTTCAACCACTTGGTGACGGTAACCGACCTGGAAACGGGTGACCGCGCCGTCTGCGACCGCGACCAGGTGGCCGAGACGATCCGGGCGTGGTTCCCGGACGCGCCCTTGGAGGTGAGGGAAGCGCTCGTTCGGCTGCAGGCCGCGTTGAATCGGCACGAGCACACCGGCGAGCTCGAAGCGTTCCTGCGGATCAGCGTCGAGCACGCCGACGCCGCCGGCGGCGACGAGTGCGGCCCGGCGATCCTGGCCGGCCGCTCCGGGCCGGAACAAGCCGCCATCAACCGGCAACTCGGACTCGCCGGCGACGACGAGCCCGACGGCGACGACACCCCGCCGTGGAGCCGGATGATCGGGCTTGGCGGCGGAAGCCCAGCGGAAGACGAGCGCTGA
- a CDS encoding phage capsid protein (This region is a possible MT-complex-specific genomic island (See Becq et al., 2007 PMID:17545187).) produces the protein MTEFDDIKNLSLPETRDAAKQLLDSVAGDLTGEAAQRFQALTRHAEELRAEQRRRGREAEEALRRYRAGELRVVPGAPTGGDDGDAPPGNSLRDTAFRTLDSCVRDGLMSSRAAETAETLCRTGPPQSTSWAQRWLAATGSRDYLGAFVKRVSNPVAGHTVWTDREAAAWREAAAVAAEQRAMGLVDTQGGFLIPAALDPAILLSGDGSTNPIRQVARVVQTTSEIWRGVTSEGAEARWYSEAQEVSDDSPALAQPAVPNYRGSCWIPFSIELEGDAASFVGEIGKILADSVEQLQAAAFVNGSGNGEPTGFVSALTGTSDQVVVGAGSEAIVAADVYALQSALPPRFQASAAFAANLSTINTLRQAETSNGALKFPSLHDSPPMLAGKSVLEVSHMDTVDSAVTATNHPLVLGDWKQFLIGDRVGSMVELVPHLFGPNRRPTGQRGFFAWFRVGSDVLVRNAFRVLKVETTA, from the coding sequence ATGACCGAATTCGACGACATCAAAAACCTCTCTTTACCTGAAACCCGTGACGCGGCGAAGCAGCTCCTCGACAGTGTCGCCGGCGACCTGACCGGTGAGGCGGCGCAGCGTTTTCAGGCGCTGACGCGCCACGCCGAGGAACTGCGGGCGGAGCAGCGCCGCCGCGGCCGCGAAGCCGAGGAGGCGCTGCGCCGCTACCGGGCCGGTGAGCTGAGGGTGGTGCCCGGCGCTCCCACCGGCGGCGACGACGGCGACGCGCCGCCGGGCAACTCGTTGCGGGACACCGCGTTTCGCACACTGGATTCTTGTGTGCGAGACGGCCTGATGTCGTCGCGGGCGGCGGAGACCGCGGAAACCTTGTGCCGCACCGGGCCGCCGCAGTCCACCTCGTGGGCGCAGCGCTGGCTGGCGGCCACCGGCAGCCGCGACTATTTGGGCGCGTTCGTCAAGCGGGTTTCCAATCCTGTTGCGGGGCACACGGTTTGGACCGACCGGGAAGCGGCCGCGTGGCGTGAGGCTGCCGCGGTGGCCGCCGAGCAGCGAGCGATGGGCCTGGTGGACACCCAAGGCGGGTTTCTGATCCCGGCGGCGCTGGACCCGGCGATCCTGCTGTCGGGTGATGGGTCGACGAACCCGATTCGGCAGGTGGCGAGGGTGGTGCAAACGACCTCCGAGATTTGGCGGGGCGTGACTTCCGAAGGCGCCGAAGCTCGTTGGTACTCCGAAGCCCAGGAGGTGTCCGACGATTCGCCAGCGTTGGCCCAGCCGGCGGTGCCGAACTACCGTGGAAGCTGCTGGATTCCGTTCTCCATCGAGCTGGAGGGTGACGCGGCGAGCTTCGTTGGCGAGATCGGCAAGATTCTCGCGGACAGCGTTGAGCAACTGCAGGCCGCGGCGTTCGTCAACGGCTCCGGCAACGGCGAGCCCACCGGGTTCGTCAGCGCGCTAACCGGCACCTCCGATCAGGTGGTCGTCGGCGCGGGGTCAGAAGCGATTGTGGCGGCGGATGTTTACGCGTTGCAGTCGGCGCTGCCGCCAAGGTTCCAGGCCAGCGCCGCGTTCGCGGCGAACTTGTCCACCATCAACACGTTGCGGCAGGCGGAAACTTCGAATGGCGCGCTGAAATTCCCATCGCTGCACGACAGTCCGCCGATGCTAGCCGGGAAGTCTGTCCTGGAAGTCTCCCACATGGACACCGTTGATTCGGCGGTGACAGCGACGAATCATCCACTGGTGCTTGGCGACTGGAAGCAATTCCTCATCGGCGACAGAGTTGGGTCCATGGTGGAGTTGGTGCCTCACCTGTTCGGGCCGAATCGCCGGCCGACCGGGCAGCGCGGATTCTTCGCCTGGTTCAGGGTCGGATCAGATGTGCTGGTGCGCAACGCGTTTCGAGTTCTGAAGGTGGAGACTACCGCGTAG
- a CDS encoding phage prohead protease (This region is a possible MT-complex-specific genomic island (See Becq et al., 2007 PMID:17545187).), translated as MAELRSGEGRTVHGTIVPYNEATTVRDFDGEFQEMFAPGAFRRSIAERGHKLKLLVSHDARTRYPVGRAVELREEPHGLFGAFEIADTPDGDEALANVKAGVVDSFSVGFRPIRDRREGDVLVRVEAALLEVSLTGVPAYSGAQIAGVRAESLTVVSRSTAEAWLSLLDW; from the coding sequence ATGGCCGAGCTGCGGTCTGGCGAAGGCCGAACCGTGCACGGCACCATCGTGCCCTACAACGAGGCGACCACCGTCCGCGACTTCGACGGCGAGTTCCAGGAAATGTTCGCTCCTGGCGCTTTTCGGCGCTCCATCGCCGAGCGCGGCCACAAATTGAAGCTGCTGGTCTCTCACGACGCTCGAACCCGCTACCCGGTGGGCCGGGCCGTTGAGTTGCGGGAGGAGCCTCACGGCTTGTTCGGGGCGTTCGAGATTGCGGACACCCCGGACGGCGACGAGGCTTTGGCGAACGTAAAAGCTGGTGTCGTCGACTCGTTTTCGGTGGGTTTCCGACCGATCCGGGACCGTCGCGAAGGGGATGTGCTGGTGCGCGTCGAAGCGGCGCTGTTAGAGGTTTCCCTAACCGGCGTTCCGGCCTATTCGGGGGCACAAATCGCCGGGGTGCGCGCGGAATCGCTTACAGTCGTTTCCCGTTCGACAGCCGAAGCCTGGCTGTCCCTACTCGATTGGTGA
- the bioA gene encoding adenosylmethionine--8-amino-7-oxononanoate aminotransferase BioA, protein MAAATGGLTPEQIIAVDGAHLWHPYSSIGREAVSPVVAVAAHGAWLTLIRDGQPIEVLDAMSSWWTAIHGHGHPALDQALTTQLRVMNHVMFGGLTHEPAARLAKLLVDITPAGLDTVFFSDSGSVSVEVAAKMALQYWRGRGLPGKRRLMTWRGGYHGDTFLAMSICDPHGGMHSLWTDVLAAQVFAPQVPRDYDPAYSAAFEAQLAQHAGELAAVVVEPVVQGAGGMRFHDPRYLHDLRDICRRYEVLLIFDEIATGFGRTGALFAADHAGVSPDIMCVGKALTGGYLSLAATLCTADVAHTISAGAAGALMHGPTFMANPLACAVSVASVELLLGQDWRTRITELAAGLTAGLDTARALPAVTDVRVCGAIGVIECDRPVDLAVATPAALDRGVWLRPFRNLVYAMPPYICTPAEITQITSAMVEVARLVGSLP, encoded by the coding sequence ATGGCTGCGGCGACTGGCGGGTTGACGCCCGAGCAGATCATCGCGGTCGATGGCGCCCATCTGTGGCACCCTTACAGCTCCATCGGCAGGGAAGCCGTGTCGCCGGTGGTGGCCGTCGCCGCCCACGGAGCGTGGTTGACGCTGATTCGCGACGGCCAGCCGATCGAGGTGCTCGACGCGATGAGCTCCTGGTGGACCGCGATCCACGGGCACGGCCACCCCGCTCTGGACCAGGCGTTAACCACCCAGTTGCGGGTGATGAACCACGTCATGTTCGGGGGGCTGACTCACGAGCCGGCGGCCCGGCTGGCGAAGCTGCTGGTCGACATCACCCCGGCGGGTCTCGACACGGTGTTCTTCAGCGACTCCGGCTCGGTGTCGGTGGAAGTCGCGGCCAAGATGGCGCTGCAGTACTGGCGCGGCCGCGGCCTGCCCGGCAAGCGACGGCTCATGACCTGGCGCGGCGGCTATCACGGCGACACCTTCCTGGCTATGAGCATCTGCGACCCGCACGGCGGCATGCACTCGCTGTGGACCGACGTCCTGGCCGCCCAAGTGTTCGCGCCACAAGTGCCACGGGACTACGATCCCGCCTACAGCGCGGCGTTCGAGGCGCAGCTGGCGCAGCACGCCGGCGAGCTGGCCGCGGTGGTCGTGGAGCCGGTCGTGCAGGGTGCGGGCGGTATGCGTTTTCACGACCCGCGCTATCTGCACGACCTGCGGGACATCTGCCGCCGTTACGAGGTGCTGCTGATCTTCGATGAGATCGCCACCGGCTTCGGCCGCACCGGCGCGTTGTTCGCCGCCGACCACGCCGGGGTGAGCCCGGACATCATGTGTGTCGGCAAGGCGCTCACCGGCGGCTACCTCAGCTTGGCCGCCACCTTGTGCACCGCCGACGTCGCGCACACCATCAGCGCCGGTGCGGCCGGGGCGCTGATGCACGGCCCCACCTTCATGGCCAATCCGCTGGCCTGTGCGGTCTCGGTGGCCAGTGTGGAGCTGCTGCTCGGCCAGGACTGGCGCACGCGCATCACCGAACTGGCCGCCGGGCTGACCGCCGGCCTGGATACCGCCCGGGCGCTGCCCGCCGTCACCGATGTGCGGGTGTGCGGCGCGATCGGCGTCATCGAATGCGACCGACCGGTCGACCTGGCCGTCGCGACTCCCGCGGCGCTGGATCGAGGCGTGTGGCTGCGCCCGTTTCGCAACCTGGTCTACGCCATGCCGCCCTATATCTGCACACCGGCCGAGATCACGCAGATCACCTCGGCGATGGTCGAGGTCGCACGGCTCGTAGGCTCACTGCCATGA
- a CDS encoding phage protein (This region is a possible MT-complex-specific genomic island (See Becq et al., 2007 PMID:17545187).), with protein MGYKPESERHSTKTDTAIGAALGISAGTYRRLKRIDNATHSDDKEIRRFAEKQMAPLVAGSPSWNARKPRSANARVVASVHRSPMPALVPWNQSRLSATLTRR; from the coding sequence ATGGGCTACAAACCAGAATCAGAGCGTCATTCGACGAAAACAGACACTGCTATCGGCGCAGCCCTCGGCATCTCCGCCGGCACCTACCGGCGGCTCAAACGAATCGACAACGCAACCCACAGCGACGACAAAGAAATCCGCCGGTTCGCGGAGAAACAAATGGCGCCGCTGGTCGCCGGATCGCCGAGCTGGAACGCCCGAAAGCCAAGGAGCGCCAACGCGAGGGTGGTCGCCTCGGTGCATCGATCACCAATGCCGGCTTTGGTCCCATGGAACCAAAGCCGTCTCAGCGCCACACTGACAAGGAGGTAG
- a CDS encoding phage protein (This region is a possible MT-complex-specific genomic island (See Becq et al., 2007 PMID:17545187).), with protein MEPKPSQRHTDKEVGAALGISAGTYKRLKRIDNATRSDDKEIRLFAEKQMAPLAAGSPSWNGRKPSSGNRKAATMAARLDILAWGPWAPSQNRSVVRRKQTLLSAQPSASPPAPTGGSNESTTQPAASWRVGGPAPLSRGRPRLALSYLRGSLHLQNSKRVAHQHI; from the coding sequence ATGGAACCAAAGCCGTCTCAGCGCCACACTGACAAGGAGGTAGGCGCAGCCCTCGGCATCTCCGCCGGCACCTACAAGCGGCTCAAACGAATCGACAACGCAACCCGCAGCGACGACAAAGAAATCCGCCTGTTCGCGGAGAAACAAATGGCGCCGCTGGCCGCCGGATCGCCGAGCTGGAACGGCCGAAAGCCAAGCAGCGGCAACAGGAAGGCGGCGACCATGGCCGCCAGGCTCGATATTCTGGCTTGGGGCCCATGGGCCCCAAGCCAGAATCGGAGCGTCGTTCGACGAAAACAGACACTGCTATCGGCGCAGCCCTCGGCATCTCCGCCGGCACCTACCGGCGGCTCAAACGAATCGACAACGCAACCCGCAGCGAGTTGGCGCGTGGGCGGCCCGGCACCCCTAAGCAGAGGCCGCCCACGCCTGGCCCTATCCTACCTACGCGGTAGTCTCCACCTTCAGAACTCGAAACGCGTTGCGCACCAGCACATCTGA
- a CDS encoding membrane protein, with amino-acid sequence MVTMTSWPSRLFAFTDNVCPPDACPLVPFGVNYYIYPVMWGGIGAAIATAVIGPFVSMLKGWYMSFWPIISIAVITVTSIAGYAIAGFSERYWH; translated from the coding sequence ATGGTCACGATGACTAGCTGGCCATCACGGCTCTTCGCCTTCACCGACAACGTGTGCCCGCCGGATGCTTGCCCGCTGGTACCGTTCGGCGTCAACTATTACATCTACCCGGTGATGTGGGGAGGGATCGGTGCGGCCATCGCCACAGCCGTCATCGGCCCCTTCGTTTCCATGTTGAAGGGCTGGTACATGTCCTTCTGGCCGATCATCTCGATCGCCGTCATCACCGTCACCTCCATCGCGGGCTACGCGATAGCGGGATTCAGCGAACGCTATTGGCATTAA